The Streptomyces sp. NBC_00224 genome contains the following window.
TTGCCGATAACGCCTTCGAATTCTGGAACGCGCAGACCCTTGCTGAAAACCGCATACTCGACCCCCAGATGACGCACCTGTGCACTGTGCGATATCTCGAACTGAATGCACCGGTGATCTGGGTACAGGCTTTCCGTGATCCGGCTCTCGGCGTCGTAGGTCAGAAACCATTTAATGGGACTCCTGGACAGGACCGACGCTAGTTCAGTGTGGTCTTCTGAACTAAGACTGTCCATGTAAAGACGATCGCCCTGTACCAGGTAGGGGGGGTCTACATACGCTACGACATTCTCGCCTAGGGCCTCCAGGCTTTGGAGGTGCTGCCGGCCATCCTGTTGCGACAAGGAGACGCGGTCCCGATATGATCCAAGCAGCTCTATGCGCTTCGCTAGCGCTTCACGGTTGAAGCGTGCATCTATCTTCCATTTACCTTTCTGCTCGAAGCCTCCGATGGGGCGAGCTCGGAGGATTCCTGATCGGTTGCTTCGGTTCAGGAAGAAGGTCGCGAACCCGAGCTCTAGATCGTCTTTTCCTAAAGGGGCAGCGTACGTGTCGGCGGCCTTACGCCAACTGTCGATCGTCACGTCGGCGGCGCGCACCCTAGCTGCGAATTCGTCGGTCTTGGTAAAGACGGACCGCCAGAAGGCGGCGATCCCTGGATCTGCATCATTCAGATGTATGTGATCTACGGTTCCGTCGGTGAGGAGTTTAAGTGCAGCGCCTGCGCCTCCACAGAACGGTTCCGAATAGTGAGTTGGTCGGGGATGCTGAGAGTCAATCAGGTGTTTGATGTATCCGGCTAGGCGAGCTTTTCCGCCGGGGTAACGGAGAGGGCTGATGTATCTCGTCATTTGGGATTTTCTCCCAAATACTCGTCCAGCTTTAGAAGCATGGGCGTGTAAACCACGCTGAGGGTCGTGATATCCACGATCATGGGGTGAACGTCCCATTGGTGCATGAAGCTGTGTAGATTTTTAACAGATAAAGCACCGTCGTTCTGAGACATCCTGCGTGCTTCGTCGAGTTTCCTGTCCGTACTTTCTGGGTCGATATGACGTAGAGCAACCCCGATTCGATCCCGCAGCTTGTCTTGCCGTCGACGCCATCCTTGTCTTTCTGCTGCCTCTGTTACGGTGATGTCGATGACAGCGCGGATCATAATGGCTGCAACGTTCGGCGACTCGGCGATGGAAATTTTCTTCGCCTCGTTAAGAACCTTGGCCGTTCTAGGGCTGATATTCCGCATGACGACATTTTGAAAGACGCGTTTGTCTTGCTGAGACCTATTGGGCCCCACGGTCGTTGGACGGGCGGGCGTGGAGGGTTGACTCTGCGCCTGGGTAGTGACTGGGGGGCCTGCTGATTTCTGCTTTGGCATGAAGCGGGGCTGAGTCAGGCGCTGCGAATTCTGTGGGAGATCATTTTTGATGGCGCCGAGATACTCGCTGCGCTGGTCCTTACTCTTCACCCGAGATACCGAGAGGTGAGTTGCCAAGTCAGAGAACAGGCGTCGCACCGAGTTGTGCATTGCTTCCGGCTCATACTCGGCCAGGATTCCGTCATCCCGGAAGTCAAACCCCAGGGAATTTCTGACTTTAGGATCGGAGAGCAGGCGAGCGAGGGTGGTGAGTCTCGTCGAGCGAACAATCTCTATGTCCTGCAGTAACTTCTCGTCGGCGCTGTACCACTCCGAGGCTTGCTGCATAAAGCGCAGGGCTTTTTCGGTAGGGGTTTTCTTCTCCGCGAAACGTGTCTTCTGCTCGGTCGTCCAAGGCTGAATTCCGACACCCTCATTTTCCCCGGTGTGCCTGAGGGTGATCCAGTGACGTGCCTCTTCCCTGCTTTCCGCCACTACGCAGCGTACGGACTGAGGGTAGGAATGGCGGCGCGCGGCAATTGCAAACATTTGTCGAATGCGAGGATCTTCCACTAAGGATGGATCATCTAGCGCCTTGAGCGCCGCGATTCTACGGTTCCCCTCGATAATGACTGGGTGGTCTTCTTCATAGACCACGACGGGGAATTCAGTGGGATTGACTCCCTTTTGGGCGATGTCTTGAGCCAGTCGCAGTAGCTTCTCGGGGTCCTTCCCAAGCAGAGCTGCGATGGCTTCGCGCGTCGTTGGTGTCGGCACAGCATGCCGAGGGTTGTTACCGTCCAGTCTTAAGTCCGCCACCGCGAAGTCCCTCTGCTCCATGGGGAGATGATCGCATCGTGGAGCCGCTGCGCGGTAGCGGTCTTCAGAGATCACCGTGGATACGAGGTGGAACAACCGGTCGGCGGAACGGGTTTGGCCGGTGGCCTGCCCGGTCTGGGGTCGAGCATGATCAGGGGGCCGTACGCTGGTTGGCAACTCGGGCAGGCTTTGGGCCTGCCGCAATGTGCACGAGTGGCCTCCTGGTCTTGCTCGACGCGGGACCCGGACCGGGGAGGTGGCTAAAGCCGTGGAGCCGACCGGCCCCAGCCACGGCGTACCCCTTCTCTGACGTCAGGCCGCTGATCGCCGTGCGCGTGGCACGGGCACCAGCCGAGCCGCGCGCGGCGAGCGGAGCGAGCCACCTTGATGAAGTAGAGAAAGTTTGAGCCAGGCGCCGCGTCAGAGCGCGTACGAGAGCTCCAAGTCGTCCCCCGGAAGGTAGAACTCCTCCAGGGCGAGCGGATTGCCGTTATTGGCCAGGGCCACGCGCAAGATGTGGAGCATCGGGACGCCGTTGGGGAGGCGGAGGGCCTTGGCCTGGTCAGGGAGGGGCATGCGGGTGCGCAGGTACTCCGTGAAGTGGAGTTCGTGGCCCAGGTCGGCCAGCGCGGCGTAGAGCTCCGGTGCCGGAGGCGGGGCCTCCTCCTCGTACTTCGTGTCGATGAGTACGGAGAACGGCACGTAGGTGCGGTGGAGTTGGCGGAGGCGGCCGTGGTCCGCGACCTGGAGTGCGTCGTACGTGAACATCGGCTCGCCCGGCGGGATCTGGAGGAGGTCCGCCAGCGCGAGCGGGGCGTCCGTGCGCGTCGCCACCGGTTCCTCCGCGTTGGTCCAGCGGATGCCATCCGCCTCCACGTAGCCGCCGTTCGGATCGCGGCGCACGCCGCGCGGGCGCGTGAAACTGGGGCGGTTGTGCGGGGAGCGGACGAACATCCCGCGGCCCATCATCACTTCCACGAGACCGGCCGCCCGTAGCTCCGCGATGCCCTGGCGGACCGTGGGACGCGTCACCCCGAACTGCTTCGCCAGAGATTCCTCGGAGGGGAGCGGCTGGCCGGCCGGGTAGGTGCCGTCCAAGATCCCATGGCGCAGGTGATCTGCGATCGCGCGGTACTTGGCCTGGGGCTTCTCGGTTGGCATGTGGGGTCCTCCGTGTACCGGCGGTGTGCTGCTGGCCGTCCCGGGTCTAGGGACGATTCGTCTACGGATCAGGGACGGGGTCAGCGTCCCTCATTACTTGACGCTTGACAACCCGTACTACGGGTCGCACTCTGGGTCGCACCCGTACTACGGGTTGTGAATCATCCCGAAGGATTGGCCTTCGGATGCGAGAAGCAGAGGAGATCCAGAACAGTGGCAACCCTTCCGATCGACACGGCGAAGTTCACCGGGATCATCTGCGCGGTGGCCCCGGCCCCGCGCCTCGCCAACCGCGAGACCGGGCAGCTTCGCGTGGATCGCGAGACCGGACAGACCGTGTACCAGGTCGGCTTATGCCTCATGAGTGGGGCATCGGCGGACGTCGTGAATGTGAGCGTTCCCGGCGAGCCGCGGGGCGTGCAACTCGGTATGCCCGTGCAGGTGCGGGACCTCGTGGCGACGCCCTGGGAGAACGATGGGCGGCACGGCGTTGCCTTCCGTGCCGCAGAGATCAAGCCCTTTGCCGCTCCGGCGGCGGCAGGCAAGGGGGCCGCGCAGTGAACGCGGCGGCTTCCGAACGATTAGCCGGGCCGACCTGGTTGGCGTGGGGGATCGTGGTGGCCGCCGTGCTGGCGTCGGGTCTGCTTCTGGCAGGCCCGGCCCTGCGCCGCCGCTACCCGGTGGCCTGGTGGCTCGCGCTCGGCTTCCCGGTCGCCTGCCTCCGCGTCGCCCGTACCTGGCGACCTCTGATGGCGGGCTGTGGCCTGGCCGTGAGCCGTAAGGCCGCGTTGACCGTGGTCTCGGGGCTCGTGGGGAACGGGGCGCCTCCACCGCAACCCCGCGTTCCTCGGTACGGGGCCATACGGCCAACCGCGGGCGGCTTCTGGTTCCTGGTCCGGCTACTGCCGGGCCAGACCCCCGAGGACTTCGTCAAGGCGTCGCCCGCCATGGCGCACGCCTGGCAGGTGCACGCGGTCCGCGTCACCAAGTGGAGGCCCGGTGTTGTGCGCGTCGCCGCCTCGGCCGCGGATCCGCTGCTTGCGCCTCGCATCCCCAGGCAGCGCACCGCCGACCGCCTGCTCCACGTCGTCGTTGGCGCCCTCGAAACCGGGGCGCAGTGGGTGATCGACCTACGGCGAGTGCCGCACTGGTTGATCGTGGGGGCGACCCGCTCCGGAAAGTCGACCCTGATCAACGCACTCGTTGCGGGCCTCGCTCCGCAACCCGTGGCGCTGGTCGGGATCGACTGCAAGGGCGGCATGGAGCTCTCGCTCTACGGGCCCCGGCTCTCCGCCCTCGCGACGAACAGGGCGCAGGCGGTCAAGCTCCTTGCCGCGCTCGTAGACCTGACCCTCGACCGGATGGCGGCCTGCCGTGCGGCGCGCGTCCGGAACGTATGGGGCCTGCCGGATGAGAAGCGGCCCGTACCGGTCGTCGTGATCGTGGACGAGATCGCGGAGCTGTTCCTGATCGCGAGCCGGAGCGAGAAGGACGAAGCACAAGCGGCGGCCACTGCCCTGATCCGCCTGGCCCAACTGGGCGCGGCTCTAGGGCTGTTCCTCATCGTGGCCGGGCAACGCGTCGGCTCCGACATGGGACCGGGCGTCACGGCCCTGCGCGCCCAGCTCGCCGGACGAGTCTGCCACCGCGTCTCAGACCCCGGTACGGCCGAGATGGCTCTCGGGGATCTCAACCCCGACGCTCTCAAAGCGGCTCAGGCCATCACGCCCGAACAGGCCGGTACGGCGGTCCTGGCCTCCGGGGACGGCTGGGAGCGGGCTCGCTCCCACCTGGTCTCGGAGGAGGACGCGGAGGTCATCGCGGCCGAGTACGCCCACCTGACTCCCTACCTGCCGGAACTCGTCGACGCGATGAGCAGAACGGCCGTGCGCATCGAACGCCTCGACCACGACGGCAGCGAGTGAGAGGGGAACGCCGTGCTCGTCTCCATGTCGGCCGTGGTGCTGCTGGGCCTGGTGATCTGGTTTCTCCTGCGCATCCGCTATCTGCGGTGGGCCGACTTCCTGATGTGCGGAGCGTTCGGCTTCCTGCTGGCCGACACGGTGGCCGCGCCAGCCGTACAGGCGGTGCTGGTCGGAATCACCGGCTTCCTCGGCCAACTCCACTTCTGACCCATTCCAGCATGTGAAAGGAGGGGTGAACCATGCCCAAGTACGTCATCCGTTCCGGGGACAGGGACGCCTTCATCGCCGGTCTTCGGGAACTGACGGACTTCCTGATCGTCAATCCCGGCGTGATCGTTCCGCGTAATCCGTCCTTCGCTGTCTTCGTCGACGCAGCCGACGCCTCCATCCGTCAGGAAGTCGCGAACTGCGTCGCTGCTCCACTCGGAGTTCCCGCGGACGACCTCGGCGAGGGCTACTTCGGGGCGCGTCGATCCTTCGGCCCGATCGCCTACTCCGTCGTCGCGATCCCGCCCGAGGATCAGCAGTGATCGCCCAAATGACGGGCTCCCAGCGGGGCGCGAAGTCGCCAAACCCGACCCCGCCGGGAACCCACTCCATCCGCCACGTGAGCAGTGAAAGGAGTACTTACACCTTGTCCATCGCGAGTCATTCGCGCAAATCCCCTCGGCCGCAATGTGAGTTACGGGATGAGGAGCGTCCGCTGTGTGTCGGCCGCGAACAGGTCGTCATGGTCGGACTGGACGCATCCGAGCGCCGCCTCTGCCCCGCGCATGCCGCCGCGCTCTGGCTGACCGACCCGACTCTCCGGTTCAGCGCCAAGACGCCGACGGAAGCTATCGCGGCCGTGATGCGCCAGGCGTTCAGGGGGTCCCGATGAACGCCCCCATGACGCCGCTGGTGACGGGAGTTGCCGCGCTCCTCGACCGGGCGGTGGAACCCGGCTTCGACGCGTGGCGCCGGAACATCGTCCGTCTCGGCGGATGCACGAACCCTGTTCATCTGGTCGGCAGCGCGACTGTCTTCGACGCGAGGAGCGGGGAAGCGCTGCTGGCCTACGCCTCCGACGCGTACGGCGGGCGGCTGCTCACCTCCTGCGGCAACCGCCGGTCGTCGGTCTGCCCGACCTGCGCACGCGTCTATCAGGCGGATACGTACCAACTC
Protein-coding sequences here:
- a CDS encoding DNA adenine methylase, which produces MTRYISPLRYPGGKARLAGYIKHLIDSQHPRPTHYSEPFCGGAGAALKLLTDGTVDHIHLNDADPGIAAFWRSVFTKTDEFAARVRAADVTIDSWRKAADTYAAPLGKDDLELGFATFFLNRSNRSGILRARPIGGFEQKGKWKIDARFNREALAKRIELLGSYRDRVSLSQQDGRQHLQSLEALGENVVAYVDPPYLVQGDRLYMDSLSSEDHTELASVLSRSPIKWFLTYDAESRITESLYPDHRCIQFEISHSAQVRHLGVEYAVFSKGLRVPEFEGVIGKGDYLWLTV
- a CDS encoding FtsK/SpoIIIE domain-containing protein — protein: MNAAASERLAGPTWLAWGIVVAAVLASGLLLAGPALRRRYPVAWWLALGFPVACLRVARTWRPLMAGCGLAVSRKAALTVVSGLVGNGAPPPQPRVPRYGAIRPTAGGFWFLVRLLPGQTPEDFVKASPAMAHAWQVHAVRVTKWRPGVVRVAASAADPLLAPRIPRQRTADRLLHVVVGALETGAQWVIDLRRVPHWLIVGATRSGKSTLINALVAGLAPQPVALVGIDCKGGMELSLYGPRLSALATNRAQAVKLLAALVDLTLDRMAACRAARVRNVWGLPDEKRPVPVVVIVDEIAELFLIASRSEKDEAQAAATALIRLAQLGAALGLFLIVAGQRVGSDMGPGVTALRAQLAGRVCHRVSDPGTAEMALGDLNPDALKAAQAITPEQAGTAVLASGDGWERARSHLVSEEDAEVIAAEYAHLTPYLPELVDAMSRTAVRIERLDHDGSE
- a CDS encoding GntR family transcriptional regulator — encoded protein: MPTEKPQAKYRAIADHLRHGILDGTYPAGQPLPSEESLAKQFGVTRPTVRQGIAELRAAGLVEVMMGRGMFVRSPHNRPSFTRPRGVRRDPNGGYVEADGIRWTNAEEPVATRTDAPLALADLLQIPPGEPMFTYDALQVADHGRLRQLHRTYVPFSVLIDTKYEEEAPPPAPELYAALADLGHELHFTEYLRTRMPLPDQAKALRLPNGVPMLHILRVALANNGNPLALEEFYLPGDDLELSYAL
- a CDS encoding ParB/Srx family N-terminal domain-containing protein, with product MEQRDFAVADLRLDGNNPRHAVPTPTTREAIAALLGKDPEKLLRLAQDIAQKGVNPTEFPVVVYEEDHPVIIEGNRRIAALKALDDPSLVEDPRIRQMFAIAARRHSYPQSVRCVVAESREEARHWITLRHTGENEGVGIQPWTTEQKTRFAEKKTPTEKALRFMQQASEWYSADEKLLQDIEIVRSTRLTTLARLLSDPKVRNSLGFDFRDDGILAEYEPEAMHNSVRRLFSDLATHLSVSRVKSKDQRSEYLGAIKNDLPQNSQRLTQPRFMPKQKSAGPPVTTQAQSQPSTPARPTTVGPNRSQQDKRVFQNVVMRNISPRTAKVLNEAKKISIAESPNVAAIMIRAVIDITVTEAAERQGWRRRQDKLRDRIGVALRHIDPESTDRKLDEARRMSQNDGALSVKNLHSFMHQWDVHPMIVDITTLSVVYTPMLLKLDEYLGENPK